A genomic region of Melanotaenia boesemani isolate fMelBoe1 chromosome 21, fMelBoe1.pri, whole genome shotgun sequence contains the following coding sequences:
- the LOC121633102 gene encoding zinc finger protein 93-like isoform X4 translates to MEKCSGRFSMKRVFHEDFGPTFEEALHTLMWLFLSRLEKFFPVPTFQQVASMFGEPSGVLVDCLQTVSQSDELQTLLQYHKDLNQLEHCGSVLDGACILSALRLPSIETTKTQTQHDVLDDVLSFTSDVEDSFTVLHTEQINCEEHLSGELMTDQTNGTQLLLENTKRHEEKVEILQSLQENASCPLKECQVQLKRLDTAAASRSRSVRPNRGLRMKVFLLEEKRELCYGNLISNKSASRKTKPSRRTPVLSDKEEIGKESSYLAPVSSCSDADSWSFYSEDSCQTSGSSPSMADSWSYYSDDGSSFVTPVSSSGESDSFSGFSKMDATGASAPLQNPGLSKASALKKTRELQCLICKEHVDTNLRAHMKTHFPDGVYACPRCDARYKLLASFLQHVKKTCFQYSQQAVDPEKPNNTKNMYKCDKCQEAFRYKISLQRHTLTHHELYCSVCQKVLRDAATLERHKTSHTPFQCTRCDESFIVFKHLLRHCENIHKITEPFRCNHCPKTSPKLRFLIKHEWQHMGRLPFQCALCSLKFKSDPDLAVHQRVHTREKPHLCTECGKTFSQGSNLCRHLRLVHSESRDVKRHLCTQCEKSFKEKGALRKHQRSKHLQELFRYPCPSCGKMVSAATMARHKLMHTGEKPFKCSASDCDKFFRSTSEVKRHVLVHHSTQRPFKCDTCGKGFIGKSYLDAHVKIHSGEKPFACSICGKRFPKAYSMLRHKTLLHAFLKH, encoded by the exons ATGGAGAAATGTTCTGGAAGGTTTTCTATGAAA AGAGTTTTCCATGAGGACTTTGGGCCCACGTTTGAAGAAGCACTTCACACCTTAATGtggctgtttttgtccagaCTTGAAAAGTtctttcctgttccaactttcCAACAA gtAGCATCGATGTTTGGTGAGCCGTCTGGTGTTCTGGTTGACTGTTTGCAGACTGTGTCTCAGTCTGATGAGCTCCAAACTCTGCTGCAGTATCATAAAGACCTCAACCAACTAGAGCACTGTG gtAGTGTCCTGGATGGGGCCTGCATCCTTTCTGCTCTCAGACTTCCCTCCATAGAAACGACTAAAACACAAACGCAGCACGACGTTCTGGACGATGTGCTGTCATTCACATCTGATGTGGAGGACTCTTTTACAGTGCTTCACACAGAGCAGATAAACTGTGAAGAACACCTGTCAGGTGAGCTGATGACAGACCAAACAAATGGAACACAGCTGCTCttggaaaacacaaaaagacatgAGGAAAAGGTTGAAATCCTTCAAAGCCTGCAGGAAAACGCGTCCTGTCCTCTGAAGGAGTGCCAGGTTCAGCTGAAGAGACTCGACACAGCAGCGGCCTCTCGTTCTCGATCTGTCAGGCCAAACCGAGGTCTCAGGATGAAAGTGTTCCTCCTGGAAGAGAAAAGAGAGCTTTGTTATGGAAATCTGATCAGCAACAAATCTGCTTCcaggaaaacaaaaccaagcAGAAGGACTCCTGTGCTCTCGGATAAGGAGGAAATCGGGAAAGAGTCTTCGTATCTGGCTCCAGTCAGTTcatgcagtgatgcagactcatGGTCGTTCTACTCGGAGGATTCTTGCCAGACCAGTGGTAGCTCTCCCAGCATGGCCGACTCATGGTCTTACTACTCTGATGATGGCTCATCTTTTGTGACTCCTGTCAGTAGTTCTGGGGAAAGTGATTCATTTTCTGGTTTCTCAAAGATGGATGCAACAGGTGCATCGGCTCCCCTCCAAAATCCAGGTCTCAGCAAAGCGAGTGCTCTCAAAAAGACCCGTGAACTCCAGTGTTTAATCTGCAAGGAGCATGTTGACACAAACCTGAGAGCTCACATGAAAACCCACTTCCCCGACGGCGTCTACGCCTGCCCTCGATGCGACGCCAGGTACAAACTCCTCGCGTCTTTTCTGCAGCATGTAAAGAAGACCTGCTTCCAGTACAGTCAGCAGGCCGTGGATCCGGAAAAGCCgaacaacacaaaaaatatgtacaaatgtGACAAATGTCAAGAGGCGTTCAGGTACAAGATTTCGTTGCAAAGACACACGCTGACCCACCACGAACTCTACTGCAGCGTTTGTCAGAAGGTGTTACGAGATGCGGCGACTTTGGAAAGGCACAAGACTTCACACACGCCCTTTCAGTGCACCCGCTGCGACGAGTCCTTCATCGTCTTCAAGCACCTGCTCAGGCACTGCGAAAACATTCATAAAATCACTGAACCGTTCAGGTGCAACCATTGTCCCAAAACCTCGCCCAAGCTGCGCTTCTTAATCAAACACGAGTGGCAGCACATGGGCCGTCTGCCGTTCCAGTGCGCTCTCTGCAGCTTGAAATTCAAATCTGACCCCGATCTCGCCGTACACCAACGAGTTCACACCAGAGAGAAACCCCACCTGTGCACAGAATGCGGCAAGACCTTCAGCCAAGGGTCCAACCTGTGTCGCCACCTCAGACTCGTCCACAGCGAGTCTCGAGATGTGAAGAGGCATTTGTGTACTCAGTGCGAGAAATCCTTCAAAGAGAAAGGAGCCCTAAGAAAGCACCAGAGGAGCAAACACCTGCAGGAACTTTTCCGTTATCCGTGCCCGTCCTGTGGGAAGATGGTGTCGGCAGCAACGATGGCTCGACATAAGTTAATGCACACGGGAGAGAAACCTTTCAAATGTTCAGCGTCTGATTGTGACAAGTTCTTCAGGTCGACTTCTGAGGTGAAAAGGCATGTCCTTGTACACCATTCCACCCAGAGACCTTTTAAATGTGACACCTGTGGAAAAGGTTTTATTGGAAAATCTTATCTTGATGCACATGTTAAAATTCACTCAGGAGAGAAGCCGTTTGCTTGCAGTATCTGTGGCAAGAGATTCCCCAAGGCCTACAGCATGCTGAGGCACAAAACCCTGCTGCATGCTTTTCTTAAACATTAG